The following DNA comes from Vanessa tameamea isolate UH-Manoa-2023 chromosome 23, ilVanTame1 primary haplotype, whole genome shotgun sequence.
attaaggccttGAGTTTTTGACAAAttatgaccgcgtggaatggtggcgagATTGCttgcagcatttccccgttgaatcgcaattccgtcTCTGGTTGAAAAATGTACCAGGCCATCTGTCATCAGTGGAGTGGTGTaccgtataataattttaatcaaacttaTTTTCAGTCTTATATTGCTTTCTGttactttactaataatatatgtttatctaaCTGATTAACTACAAAAGGGCATAAATCCGATCAAGATTTACTGAATTTGAATGTTcggaatttgtgtttataaatcagtGTTTGGTAGTGTCGATTATCGTGActtgtatcattttattttcaaaaagttAGGCATATTCACAAGTGGACCTcgtgattgtaagtggtcactactgatATCGGTACTATATGAAATATCAAGTATTAAACTATAATCTTATACGGAAAATGCCTCAACAACCTTGCGACCTGactcaatactaagtatttccgTTTGGCTGTGGAATATTTGATGTGAGTAAGTAATGGTTAACGAAACCGTGCATGTGtgagtaaatatttcaatgtgtGTTTCAGATGCAAGAAAATTTGAGAAGAAAAATGGAAGCGTACCGTAGAGCAACACGAGTTAAGAGCTTAGAAGATTCTTCGAAATACGGTATAAATTATGACGTACTTGGACAGATATTCGCTCATTGGCAGTTTAAGTACAAGTATGGGTCGCGTGTCAAATACTTGAACCAGTATAACCACTACATAACGAACGTCCAAGGTTTGGATATACATTTCATGCgtataaaaccaaaaaatacGGAAAATCTCAAGGTGAGAAACACATATGGTCTTAATACAAAttcttaatctttatttaacatcatttaaataaaaagttttcacTGGTTCAAAATATTGATTCTAACATAAATAACTCTCAAGAATatcagttaattttattaatttaatatattcattattaactatattttttttttattaaagagaaTACATTTGCGTTAGCGATGGTTTCGAACACACAGAATCTTTAAACTTTTTAACTTAACTGACTAACTGAAAATTCAGTATTGTGAGTAAGTTATCCGAACTTCATCTTTTGTAGAAAGTAGCTTGAGGCGCTGCGCCGAATGTTCGCGTAATTTCAATACGTGTATCCATTAAGAGATATAATCGTTATATAGCAACTTTCTGATATTTAGCGATAATGTTCTGAAATTAGTTTCGAGTATATTCTTATACAATGACTGCGTTTGAACAATATTTTCACTCAAAGTTATAGAAGATATGTTAATGCTCAAAATAAGGccgataacaattttttttttatttgttaaacaagttttttttttaaatattattatcagaaTAAGGCCGGTGACACAAGCGaatatgtaacattaatttattttaaaaaaagaatttctttgtaatgtttttttttaatttttttattatttcatttctctaattatttacaagtactcaatgtattatttttgaactatgtaatacatacatattgtatttctgaatttatattcaatatatcttattattcaaatcaggtagaatgtaaatttttaaatgcaatCTTGTGTTCATAACTGGACGCCAGTTTTCATTAGAtcaatcttaatttattaaattcctGGCGATCGATCAGACTGACTTTACAGTCAGACAGTGCCTTAAAACCGTACGCGGtagatttataaatcaatttttgatttatttttgtataagaaGCTAGGACATGATAATACCACAGGCGTTATATACTCATGAACAACATATAGTATAAGATTCTTAATGTGTAAGTTTTTACGGAttcaaaataatctataaatactCAACCAGAATAAACTTCGACAAAGGATTCCTCCCCTCTTAAAGATAAGTTTCCGATCTTAGTGTAATAATACTCTAAgctgtttttaaatgtaaatttcgcACGGCGTTTTCTTTGTCATTTagggtaaaataaattatcaacacTTATTACCTCAAAACTCAGTGGTGGTTAGTCGGAATTGAAACCACTGCCGtcggttaatatttaaatctatccTATTTtggtgtaaatattataaatatgaattaattaaaaatgatagcttatggttttaaaattttgcCAATGTGCAGCATGTTACCGCTACTTAATatctcaaattaaatattaagctcGTTTTACACGTAGATACATTATCAATAAttatctgtaaaatataaaatattcactaattatgaaaattaacgtTTAAAATTGTACCAAgattcataaaatcaaaattactaatagtcatttatttgtttaggtTGTACCTTTACTGCTCATTCATGGATGGCCCAGTTCTGTGAGGGATTTCTATGGCATCATACCTTTACTTACATCAGCTAAGCAGGAATACAATTTTGTGTTTGAGGTGATCGCCCCAAGTTTACCAGGATTTGCTTTCTCTCAAGTAAGTTAAAGCCATAGAAATACACGACACTTTACAATTAAACTGTGTTCTTATTTGTACGTGTGGGTATACGTATGTAAGTGTGTGTGGGTTgtgtatataacaataacatcaaTTTGAGCAGAAGTGTCAATTGACTTATAccttgcaatatattttatcatctttAGTAAATTTGTAtagtaaaacaaatgaataatctTGTAAGAGTTAAAGTAAATACAGGTACATTTATCACTTGacgtatttttgaaatttaaaaatagaatacatgttcatttaaaatcctATTCAAAGTTCTTAAGATTTTTAgactaacaattaaaataatcttgaacTTTCTTAGTCGCTGTATGAATGGAAACAAATTGCCAGACGGATAAAAACTACCTTTTGTTCTTATTTACATGTTCTGCTGTATGTCTGATGAAAACAAACAATGTATAAATTCTAAAACTACAAATGACTACTTTCTTCCAAGGAATACGAAATGATCAATATTTGAATCATAAACAAGTAAATAGTTCCTAGTTAAATTTCCTATTGCTGGGTGAAATCCTCTCATCTCGAGTAAAGGCAGGAACTTTTCCTCcattgctccaatgcgtgtGAAGGATACGTTGCTGGtggaattataaacaaagatacgTGAATATTCAGAGGTTCTTGCAGGGTTTGAACTTTAGTTGTgcaatatcaatatcaaattgTACCATATATTCTTTTTTCGTAAATTGAGACAGCATCATCCTTTGTTTCACTCATATAATGAATCATGTGAGGAATTTAGAGTATAGGATGTAACAGTATTAAATTGATCAGTAgccaatttgaataataattcaagCTCTAATATGAGGGAATTATTAGATAACGTCGGTATATACCGACGAAATCATGCATAATTGTAGGTTATTCTATATTTGCATGCACAGATATATTTCCGTAGCTTTATATAATCGACTGCATTCAAATCCGACGTATCTAAATTTCTACGTAATTTTGCGATAAATTGccgaaaattcaattaatttcaaagcACTGTTCGcgatttaatttgaatagaaacaaattacgaaataaaattatatattaaacatacatatgtacgtacATTGTACATTagttagtggtagggctttgtgctagctcgtctgggtaggtaccatctactcatcagatattctactgtcaaacaaCAGAACTaagagtattgttgttttctatCCATCAGGTGActtatttgctcgtccgcggagctaaatctatatatgtataaatgcaAAATACCACACACTGATTAATCGCGAAACAATAGCACctaaaaacttgaaatttggtagATAGGTTCCTTACAAGGTGTAGACATCCGCAAACTTCCAACACGTGTTGGAAGTTTTTGTTTGATATGCGATAAAGCCGCAGATTCAACTAgtcatatcataaaatttatattttggtctgaatttataatataataataataataatttattggtgcaaaagtaaatattacaaaagaagcttatatatatgagtttacAAAATAGGTATgactattattaaacataactaTTAGATAAGTACTCTATTAACAAGTCGTTTGGCactttaaaaagagtaaaactGATTATCCTTTATGGGTTATTGCCGCGATAATAGATAGATAAGATAGACTTTGATCTGAGCTGGGTAAATTAAATGGTGGTAATACGTAAAATTGAAGATTTTTgcaaaatactaaaattatttgatacattACAGGCACCAGCTAGACCTGGATTAACAACATACCAAATGGCCATTGTATTAAGAAACCTAATGGCAAGGATTGGTCATAAGCAGTTCTACGTACATGGAGGCGATATTGGTCATGCTATTGGCTCACATATGGCCACACTATTTCCAAATCAAGTACTTGGTTTTCATTCAAGTACTCCAGTCAATCCGTCAAAGTTGGCGCATTTAACTCTGATGTTGGGAGAAATTTGTCCAAAATGTGTAGCAAACGATTtagttgataaaatatatccttaCACGGATAAACTACAGTTTTATTTAGAGGAATCAGGGTATTTACATTTGCAGAGCACTAAGCCGGATACTGTGGGTAAATATTTAGTTTCGTTTAAGTGCTATCGAAATTTCTCGAACATTTTCCTAATATAATTCCGAATATCTATCTTTTAGTTTTTGCGAAATATGCTTTCTTGAATcactttgtaatttaaaattttacatttattaatatttttgattcataattttttaatatttctaattcgataaatataaattttaaacttatgtGATACGTATATTACAATGTATTGtgatatattcaaatacaaacGCTCACTTTGAGACAAATTACATCTATTTGTTTTTCCCGATGGAACCCAAGAAAATTGGCATAGCATTCTATTTGCTAACGTGACAAAAACACTTATTAGATATCACAGAGATGATATACGATTTGTTTACTATACTAAAAATACTTGGAATAgtcagaaattaaaataattattgtattaagttGCTCCCGTTTTCCGATTTCAGGTATAGCTCTCCAAGATTCTCCATTAGGGCTAGCCTCGTATATAATTGAAAAGTATTTGCTTTTCACTGACCCAGCAAATAAGTACACACACGATGGTGGTCTTGGTGCATTCAATGTAACCGATTTGATGGATAACGTGCTCGTGTATTGGAGTACTGGAAGTATCACCACATCGCTCAGATTGTATAAGGAAAGTATTCTCAACTATGAAATGGAAGAAACTCTTTCGAGGTAAGTGACtcatattgttatgtaatttgAATTGTATGTAAatcttttcatttttcattattctGCTGGAAACGTCGCTCAGAGCAC
Coding sequences within:
- the LOC113403697 gene encoding juvenile hormone epoxide hydrolase-like, which produces MAPKKKTNKKPIEIKQTLRNERKTNFNICKVITIGGAVVIAMLFYKFYSSFLATPDLPEFDLNVWWGRNTSERHDTSIRPYRILFSDSMQENLRRKMEAYRRATRVKSLEDSSKYGINYDVLGQIFAHWQFKYKYGSRVKYLNQYNHYITNVQGLDIHFMRIKPKNTENLKVVPLLLIHGWPSSVRDFYGIIPLLTSAKQEYNFVFEVIAPSLPGFAFSQAPARPGLTTYQMAIVLRNLMARIGHKQFYVHGGDIGHAIGSHMATLFPNQVLGFHSSTPVNPSKLAHLTLMLGEICPKCVANDLVDKIYPYTDKLQFYLEESGYLHLQSTKPDTVGIALQDSPLGLASYIIEKYLLFTDPANKYTHDGGLGAFNVTDLMDNVLVYWSTGSITTSLRLYKESILNYEMEETLSRIPTSVPTWGLRTKYDLIQQPDFILRWKYPNLVRTTNLDVGGHFAAFEKPIEVSSDIFEAVKVFSSMKK